Proteins found in one Fibrobacter sp. genomic segment:
- a CDS encoding DNA methylase: MPGPSKRTFIAIDLKSFFASVECVLRGLDPLKTNLVVADASRTEKTICLAVTPSLKAYGIPGRARLFEVNQKVREIKAKTGKTVEFTIAAPQMAKYVEFSTRVYNVYLKYVSSEDIHVYSIDECFIDVTQYLSLYKKSPRELAKTMIQDVFNTTGITATAGIGSNLYLCKIAMDIKAKHVEPDEDGVRIAELDEMAFRREMWSHRPLTSFWQVGRGIAERLETCRLNDGRGIYTMGDLARVSIKRYDDLYKMFGINAEILIDHAWGYEPCTIAEIKKYKPKSNSIGGGQVLSCAYTADKARIVVREMVDTLVLDLIDKNLVTNGLTLHMGYDRENVDKGIYHGETVVDVYGRTIPKPAHGTASLGRYTSSLTVIADAVMKLYDRVVNPALTLKRLNLVANDVLDVSYEQSDLFTDVQKEEREKKRLKAEVLIKKRFGKNAIIKGMDLQDGATTVERNGQIGGHRA, encoded by the coding sequence CGGGTCCGTCGAAACGCACCTTTATCGCTATAGATCTCAAGTCTTTCTTTGCCTCCGTGGAATGTGTGCTGCGGGGGCTTGATCCGCTTAAGACGAACTTGGTGGTTGCCGATGCGAGCAGAACCGAAAAGACCATCTGCCTGGCGGTTACCCCGAGCTTGAAGGCCTATGGAATTCCCGGGAGAGCGCGACTTTTTGAAGTAAACCAGAAGGTCCGAGAAATCAAGGCGAAAACGGGCAAGACGGTGGAGTTTACCATTGCGGCTCCCCAGATGGCAAAATACGTGGAGTTCTCTACCCGAGTCTATAACGTTTATCTGAAATACGTCAGTTCCGAGGACATTCATGTGTATTCCATCGATGAATGTTTTATTGACGTGACGCAGTATCTGTCTTTGTACAAGAAGTCTCCTCGGGAACTTGCGAAGACCATGATTCAGGATGTCTTCAACACCACCGGGATTACGGCTACGGCGGGAATCGGTTCCAATCTCTATCTATGCAAGATAGCCATGGACATCAAGGCAAAACATGTGGAACCCGATGAAGACGGCGTCCGCATTGCGGAACTGGATGAAATGGCTTTCCGTAGGGAAATGTGGAGCCACCGCCCCTTGACTAGTTTCTGGCAGGTTGGCCGCGGTATTGCAGAACGATTGGAAACCTGCCGCCTGAATGACGGCCGCGGAATATACACCATGGGCGATCTAGCCCGTGTCAGCATCAAGCGATACGACGATCTCTACAAGATGTTTGGCATCAATGCTGAAATTCTCATTGATCATGCCTGGGGTTATGAGCCCTGCACCATTGCGGAAATCAAGAAGTACAAGCCCAAGTCCAACAGCATTGGCGGCGGCCAGGTTCTAAGCTGTGCCTATACGGCAGACAAGGCCCGCATTGTGGTGCGAGAGATGGTTGACACGCTGGTTCTAGATTTGATCGACAAGAACCTGGTTACGAATGGACTTACGCTCCACATGGGCTATGACCGCGAAAATGTGGATAAGGGAATATATCACGGAGAGACCGTTGTAGATGTATATGGTCGAACCATTCCAAAGCCGGCTCATGGTACGGCAAGTCTTGGCCGCTACACCAGTTCTCTTACGGTTATTGCCGATGCGGTCATGAAACTTTACGACCGTGTAGTAAACCCCGCCTTGACCTTAAAACGTCTGAACCTTGTGGCGAATGATGTTCTTGACGTGAGCTATGAACAGTCGGACCTGTTTACCGATGTGCAGAAAGAGGAAAGGGAAAAGAAGCGCTTGAAGGCGGAAGTCCTAATCAAGAAGCGCTTTGGCAAGAACGCCATCATCAAGGGCATGGATTTGCAGGATGGTGCCACAACTGTGGAACGCAACGGACAGATTGGAGGTCACCGTGCCTAA
- a CDS encoding GGDEF domain-containing protein — MNTSSDITKALSVLSKTYYKVIKANLTSDTYEVVKVMDSERAEEQALEKKNLSYWLTTFADKGNVYEADVNIFRSRLSSDSLRRYFKDKDRFRLRYRRKTDNVFRWVFMEILRDENFSEDNQNVWFFVQDIHDSYIHEMEVQRELEHFCKYDTLTGLNNFYSYQTLCRSFASEEEKKSVAVIFADLNGLKLINDTRGHTAGNDFLRSFTHKVSSHFCKDDIYRISGDEFLIVMQNMDRDTALAAYEKFNNFLNCEEVPQASLGFAWQQEPSHIEDVTRDAETHMYESKEAFYEKHPEYKRGIAELNYKREIDAILQNLSNTYAIMATVDLIKDSFRILKSIAKEGQYPIADTYSELILEMLPLVDPDYHDLVSTFFSIDHLKTQFQKNRTLVCEYKSIRGHWRQVTFRIIEMLDGNPSKALFIMENVDHSRANQLEKNRDLLIEHQIIEGLSMGYSMICQIELSTRKILLYKNLSLLETITTAVNSLEYDTVVRWFVKKYVVPEDKERVLAFLNFSNVKDKLEEKDVATVLFRTIPEFHNTKTPSYSQFYFFRLKSDRDKIVLATKNVTNSMG; from the coding sequence ATGAACACAAGTTCGGATATAACCAAAGCCCTGAGTGTCCTTTCCAAGACCTACTACAAGGTTATAAAGGCAAACCTCACCTCGGATACCTACGAGGTTGTCAAGGTTATGGATTCCGAACGAGCCGAGGAACAGGCTCTTGAAAAAAAGAACCTGTCCTATTGGCTTACGACTTTTGCCGACAAGGGAAATGTCTACGAAGCTGACGTGAATATTTTCCGTTCCAGGCTTTCGTCGGATTCTCTTCGTCGTTACTTCAAGGATAAGGACCGCTTTAGACTTCGCTATAGGCGAAAAACAGACAATGTCTTCCGCTGGGTCTTCATGGAAATCCTGCGCGACGAAAACTTTTCCGAAGACAATCAGAACGTCTGGTTCTTCGTCCAGGACATTCACGATTCCTACATCCACGAAATGGAAGTTCAACGTGAACTGGAACATTTCTGCAAATACGACACTCTGACAGGGCTGAACAATTTCTACTCCTACCAGACCTTGTGCCGCAGCTTTGCATCCGAAGAAGAAAAGAAATCCGTCGCAGTCATTTTTGCCGACCTGAACGGTCTTAAACTGATCAACGACACCCGCGGTCACACCGCTGGCAACGACTTTCTACGTTCTTTCACCCACAAGGTTTCAAGCCATTTCTGCAAGGATGACATCTACCGCATCAGCGGCGACGAATTCCTTATCGTAATGCAGAATATGGACCGCGATACAGCCTTGGCTGCCTACGAAAAATTCAACAATTTCCTGAATTGCGAAGAAGTACCCCAGGCATCTCTCGGCTTTGCATGGCAGCAGGAGCCGTCTCATATCGAAGACGTCACCCGGGATGCAGAAACCCACATGTACGAAAGCAAGGAAGCCTTCTACGAAAAGCATCCTGAGTACAAGCGTGGCATTGCGGAACTGAACTATAAGCGCGAAATCGACGCTATTCTGCAGAACCTGTCCAACACCTACGCCATCATGGCCACTGTAGACCTGATTAAGGACTCCTTCAGGATCCTTAAGAGCATCGCCAAAGAAGGACAGTATCCCATTGCAGACACCTATTCTGAATTGATTCTGGAAATGTTGCCCCTTGTGGACCCCGATTATCACGACCTGGTGTCCACCTTCTTCAGCATCGATCATCTTAAAACCCAGTTCCAGAAGAACCGAACCCTCGTCTGCGAATACAAGAGCATTCGCGGTCACTGGCGCCAAGTGACCTTCCGCATTATCGAAATGCTGGACGGTAATCCCTCCAAGGCTCTGTTCATTATGGAAAACGTGGACCACAGCCGAGCCAACCAGCTTGAAAAGAACAGGGACTTGCTGATTGAACACCAAATCATCGAAGGCCTCAGCATGGGCTACAGCATGATTTGCCAAATAGAACTGTCCACCAGAAAAATTCTTCTTTACAAGAACCTGTCGTTACTCGAAACCATTACCACAGCCGTTAATTCCTTGGAATACGACACGGTTGTCAGATGGTTTGTCAAGAAATACGTCGTTCCCGAAGATAAGGAACGAGTGCTTGCCTTCCTGAACTTCAGTAATGTAAAAGACAAGCTGGAAGAAAAAGATGTTGCAACGGTCCTGTTCCGAACCATTCCTGAATTCCATAACACTAAGACCCCAAGCTACAGCCAGTTCTACTTCTTCAGATTGAAGAGCGACCGAGACAAGATTGTTCTTGCGACGAAGAACGTCACCAATTCCATGGGATAA
- a CDS encoding TetM/TetW/TetO/TetS family tetracycline resistance ribosomal protection protein has translation MTQDTQSIRNIAILAHVDAGKTTLSERILFAAGEVRRPGKVEEGLATMDYMPEEKERGITIESGVAHFEWKNTWFNFIDTPGHVDFGAEVDMALTAVEGAVLVVSAASGVETQTVAAFKKLREAGVPTILFVNKLDNPDYSLDETLINIEEILGVRPVLMTIPEYKDGQMCSVQDVLSKSRLVHNENGEEVVDSSFESSEELLQKHYKEACEFASNFDDEVLEMALENKPVPPKVLLRGLKGLAASDDYALCYAGSAMAGFGVRSLLTALTFFLPEVPKFPEGNLGQVIRLRHFKGVGEISLFRAHCDMERKEWPAGFEFSRLKANLLLPVDEIRGGDIYAMRAPYETELGQVVLQDGSIGGAADQNIRDRYQPLLQTRVECISTDDYHHVEKSLNTLSRMDPSFRVVHDDGGFWYLHTVGEVQLDVLLARLRREFGCEVQAGDPEVRWQERLTRSLESVENTFQIGPHKISIRLSASPIENDVVENATELPVNHDIRLSADFLENAPREILAGVRSALLETAEIGVLGKGPLVGVRFEVLDFSWSDGALPPMIKKCCADAVTKLIKPADIAAYEPIMELSLECPVNFAGVITGDIQSRDGKVKEIGGDGRTHFLKADIPLRNIFGYATNVRSISKGTALYSLKLLGYRIATL, from the coding sequence ATGACCCAAGACACACAATCCATCCGAAACATTGCGATTTTAGCCCATGTGGACGCAGGAAAGACTACTTTATCTGAAAGAATCCTGTTCGCAGCGGGGGAAGTGCGCCGCCCGGGCAAGGTGGAAGAAGGTCTTGCCACCATGGATTACATGCCCGAGGAAAAGGAACGTGGCATTACCATTGAGAGTGGCGTAGCCCATTTTGAATGGAAGAACACCTGGTTCAATTTTATTGATACCCCAGGCCATGTAGATTTTGGCGCCGAAGTGGATATGGCACTCACGGCGGTCGAAGGCGCTGTTCTTGTGGTGAGTGCTGCCAGCGGTGTAGAAACTCAGACTGTTGCTGCTTTTAAGAAGTTACGCGAGGCGGGTGTTCCCACGATTTTATTCGTGAACAAGCTGGATAATCCTGACTATTCCCTGGATGAAACCTTGATCAATATCGAGGAAATCCTGGGTGTACGTCCGGTGTTGATGACCATCCCGGAATATAAGGATGGGCAGATGTGCTCGGTACAGGATGTATTGAGCAAGAGCAGGCTAGTTCATAACGAAAACGGCGAGGAAGTTGTAGATTCCTCTTTTGAATCTAGCGAAGAACTTCTCCAAAAACACTACAAGGAAGCCTGCGAATTTGCCAGCAATTTTGACGACGAAGTTCTTGAAATGGCCTTGGAAAATAAGCCTGTGCCGCCCAAGGTTTTGCTTCGCGGTTTAAAGGGCTTGGCTGCCAGTGACGATTATGCGCTCTGTTATGCAGGTTCTGCCATGGCGGGCTTTGGTGTTCGCAGCTTACTTACGGCACTGACATTCTTCTTGCCGGAAGTCCCGAAATTTCCGGAGGGAAACCTGGGGCAGGTGATTCGCTTGCGTCATTTCAAGGGCGTGGGGGAGATTTCCTTGTTCCGTGCTCACTGCGATATGGAACGTAAGGAATGGCCGGCCGGATTTGAATTTTCACGCCTCAAGGCCAACCTGCTTTTGCCTGTAGATGAAATTCGCGGGGGTGATATTTATGCCATGCGTGCGCCCTACGAAACGGAACTGGGTCAGGTTGTTTTGCAGGATGGTTCTATTGGGGGCGCCGCGGACCAAAACATCCGCGACCGCTATCAGCCGCTTTTGCAGACCCGCGTGGAATGCATTAGCACCGATGACTACCATCATGTAGAAAAGAGCTTGAATACATTGAGCCGTATGGACCCCAGCTTCCGTGTGGTTCATGACGATGGCGGCTTCTGGTATTTGCATACTGTAGGTGAAGTCCAGCTGGATGTTTTGCTGGCTCGTCTCCGCAGAGAATTCGGCTGTGAAGTGCAGGCCGGCGATCCGGAAGTCCGCTGGCAGGAACGTTTGACCCGCTCTCTGGAATCTGTAGAAAATACTTTCCAGATCGGCCCTCACAAAATTAGCATTAGGCTGTCTGCAAGTCCCATAGAAAATGATGTGGTGGAAAATGCGACAGAATTGCCTGTGAATCATGACATTCGTTTGTCTGCAGACTTCTTGGAAAATGCGCCTCGTGAAATTTTGGCGGGTGTCCGTTCCGCCCTGCTGGAAACCGCAGAAATTGGCGTGCTTGGCAAGGGCCCTCTGGTAGGCGTTCGTTTCGAAGTTTTGGACTTTAGCTGGAGTGACGGTGCCCTGCCTCCCATGATCAAGAAGTGTTGTGCCGATGCGGTAACAAAATTGATCAAGCCTGCAGATATCGCTGCCTACGAGCCTATTATGGAACTTTCCCTGGAATGTCCGGTGAATTTTGCCGGCGTCATTACCGGAGATATCCAGTCCCGCGATGGCAAGGTAAAGGAAATCGGCGGCGATGGCCGCACCCATTTCTTGAAGGCGGACATTCCGCTCCGCAATATCTTTGGCTATGCCACCAACGTTCGTAGCATTAGCAAGGGTACGGCACTGTATAGCCTGAAGTTGCTGGGCTATAGAATTGCTACGCTTTAA
- a CDS encoding PD-(D/E)XK nuclease family transposase, with amino-acid sequence MPSQKTANTFAHNESPKTEIASLLADCAFKYVYTRDNPKSRENLRQLMSTLIGKKLQKAEPLVTETFASTQPKTEKTSRFDVRVVMDDGDEADVEVQLWTEKDDYAKRLSYYGAKLYASQAAKGAKYKELNKCYQIIISQDCIFPNTSWLLNLDISAQENRMFKFDTMHWCIIQLNFLKQAIRENVGRNDEYLQNLLDLCKFIAKPTRVKPFENVYEDLMAFSAEQIEAYRKEMEERRRLDAISTRKYTEELIAEQEKEIAEQKQEIAAIKQEAAEKDRIIAELKAKLAAQ; translated from the coding sequence ATGCCCTCACAAAAAACAGCAAACACCTTCGCTCACAACGAATCCCCAAAAACTGAAATTGCCTCGCTGTTGGCGGATTGCGCCTTCAAGTATGTATATACCCGCGACAATCCCAAGTCCCGGGAGAACTTGCGGCAGCTAATGTCAACGCTCATTGGCAAGAAGCTGCAAAAGGCGGAGCCTCTTGTTACAGAAACCTTCGCATCCACGCAGCCTAAAACTGAAAAGACCTCACGCTTCGATGTCCGCGTGGTCATGGACGATGGCGACGAGGCCGATGTAGAAGTTCAGCTGTGGACAGAAAAGGACGATTACGCCAAGAGGCTTTCGTATTACGGGGCCAAGCTCTACGCCTCCCAGGCAGCCAAGGGCGCTAAATATAAGGAACTAAATAAATGCTACCAGATCATCATTTCGCAGGATTGCATTTTCCCGAACACATCATGGCTCTTGAATTTGGATATTTCCGCACAGGAAAATCGCATGTTCAAATTCGACACCATGCACTGGTGCATTATCCAGCTGAATTTCCTGAAACAAGCGATTCGCGAAAACGTGGGACGCAACGATGAATACTTGCAAAACCTTCTGGATTTATGTAAGTTTATAGCCAAGCCTACACGGGTTAAACCTTTTGAAAATGTGTACGAGGATCTTATGGCATTCAGCGCAGAGCAAATCGAAGCCTACCGCAAGGAGATGGAAGAACGTCGTAGACTGGACGCAATTTCAACACGCAAGTACACCGAAGAACTGATTGCCGAGCAGGAAAAAGAAATCGCGGAACAGAAGCAAGAGATTGCAGCAATCAAACAAGAAGCCGCAGAAAAGGATCGAATTATAGCGGAACTTAAGGCAAAACTCGCAGCGCAATAA
- a CDS encoding DUF58 domain-containing protein has product MLDKEVLKTVSRIELSVRGTLDTVMTGAYHSSFKGNGMEFSEVREYMPGDDVRTIDWNVTARTGTPYVKKFIEEREMTMLLMVDASSSSEFGSGTQMKGEVMATLTALLAFAAIKNNDKVGLLIYTDQVELFIPPEKGRKHVLRLIREILYFKPQHHGTNTQVALEYAGKILNRKAVVVVMSDFLDEGFENAFKVLRKRHDVLAVSVVDPREMELPPAGLVELEDPETGETLLIDTGDAAFREAFAREAKRQGKQIKELFQRMSIDFVRIESKEDFKDTVAPLIEHFRRRAKMARM; this is encoded by the coding sequence ATGCTTGATAAAGAAGTTTTAAAGACCGTCAGCCGCATTGAACTTTCAGTTCGTGGCACGCTGGACACCGTCATGACCGGTGCCTACCACAGCTCCTTCAAGGGCAACGGTATGGAATTCAGCGAAGTCCGCGAATACATGCCCGGCGACGACGTGCGCACCATCGACTGGAACGTTACCGCACGTACAGGCACCCCTTACGTCAAGAAGTTCATCGAAGAACGCGAAATGACCATGCTTTTGATGGTCGACGCGTCCAGCAGTTCCGAATTCGGTAGCGGCACCCAGATGAAGGGCGAAGTCATGGCCACCCTTACCGCACTTCTGGCCTTTGCCGCCATCAAGAACAACGACAAGGTGGGCCTCTTAATTTACACCGATCAGGTGGAACTCTTTATCCCTCCCGAAAAGGGCCGCAAGCATGTACTGCGCCTGATCCGCGAAATTCTTTACTTCAAGCCGCAGCACCACGGCACCAATACACAGGTGGCATTAGAATACGCCGGCAAGATTCTGAACCGCAAGGCTGTTGTCGTTGTAATGAGCGACTTTCTGGATGAAGGTTTCGAGAATGCCTTCAAGGTATTGCGCAAGCGCCACGACGTGTTGGCAGTTTCCGTGGTGGACCCGCGAGAAATGGAACTGCCCCCTGCCGGCCTCGTAGAACTGGAAGACCCCGAAACTGGCGAGACCTTGCTCATCGACACCGGCGACGCAGCCTTCCGTGAAGCATTCGCCCGCGAGGCAAAACGTCAGGGCAAGCAGATCAAGGAACTGTTCCAGCGCATGTCCATCGACTTCGTGCGAATTGAATCCAAGGAAGACTTCAAGGATACCGTGGCCCCGCTCATTGAGCACTTTAGACGCCGCGCCAAAATGGCAAGAATGTAA